A single window of Ovis canadensis isolate MfBH-ARS-UI-01 breed Bighorn chromosome 15, ARS-UI_OviCan_v2, whole genome shotgun sequence DNA harbors:
- the LOC138421071 gene encoding small ribosomal subunit protein eS4, X isoform-like, giving the protein MWFPALFVPSAAMARGPKKHLKRVAAPKHWMLDKLTGVFAPRPSTGPHKLRECLPLIIFLRNRLKYALTGDEVKKICMQRFIKIDGKVRTDITYPAGFMDVISIDKTGENFRLIYDTKGRFAVHRITPEEAKYKLCKVRKIFVGTKGIPHLVTHDARTIRYPDPLIKVNDTIQIDLETGKITDFVKFDTGNLCMVTGGANLGRIGVITNRERHPGSFDVVHVKDANGNSFATRLSNIFVIGKGNKPWISLPRGKGIRLTIAEERDKRLAAKQSSG; this is encoded by the coding sequence ATGTGGTTCCCAGCTCTTTTCGTGCCTAGCGCAGCCATGGCTCGGGGTCCCAAGAAGCACCTGAAACGCGTAGCAGCTCCAAAACATTGGATGCTGGATAAACTGACTGGTGTGTTTGCCCCTCGTCCATCTACCGGCCCCCACAAGCTAAGGGAATGTCTCCCCCTAATCATTTTCCTAAGGAATAGACTTAAGTATGCCTTAACTGGAGATGAAGTAAAGAAGATTTGCATGCAGCGTTTCATTAAGATCGATGGCAAAGTCCGCACAGATATAACCTACCCTGCTGGTTTTATGGATGTCATCAGCATTGATAAGACTGGAGAGAATTTTCGTTTGATCTATGACACCAAGGGTCGTTTTGCTGTTCATCGTATTACACCTGAGGAGGCCAAGTATAAATTGTGCAAAGTAAGAAAGATATTTGTGGGGACAAAAGGAATCCCTCATCTGGTAACCCATGATGCTCGTACCATCCGTTACCCTGATCCCCTCATCAAGGTGAATGATACCATTCAGATTGACTTGGAGACTGGCAAGATTACTGATTTCGTCAAATTTGACACTGGTAACCTGTGCATGGTGACTGGAGGTGCTAACCTGGGAAGAATTGGTGTGATTACAAACCGGGAGAGACATCCAGGTTCTTTTGATGTAGTTCATGTGAAAGATGCAAACGGCAACAGCTTTGCCACTCGGCTCTCGAACATTTTCGTTATTGGCAAAGGCAACAAACCATGGATCTCTCTTCCCCGTGGAAAGGGTATTCGCCTTACCATTGCTGAGGAGAGAGATAAGAGATTGGCAGCCAAACAGAGCAGTGGATAA